A single window of Scomber scombrus chromosome 12, fScoSco1.1, whole genome shotgun sequence DNA harbors:
- the tm9sf2 gene encoding transmembrane 9 superfamily member 2 has translation MLRWLLGAALLARAAGFYLPGLAPVSFCEADKDQVPDCKSVIELFVNRLDSVESVLPYEYTAFDFCSEKTMKRPSENLGQVLFGERIEPSPYKFDFKKSAVCQKVCTRKYDTKNSSDKAKLDFLKKGMLLNYQHHWIVDNMPVTWCYDVEDGQKFCNPGFPIGCYVTEAGRPKDACVVNSNFNEKDAFYIFNHVDITIHYHIVEHEQLGARLVAAKIEPKSYENPNDDNPDCNGGPKLLKNKYTGEFKIPYTYSLNFVEDKNIRWASRWDYILESMPHTNIQWFSIMNSLVIVLFLSGMVAMIMLRTLHKDIARYNQMDSVEDAQEEFGWKLVHGDVFRPPRKGMLLSVFLGSGTQIFIMTFVTLFFACLGFLSPANRGALMTCAVVLWVLLGTPAGYVAARLYKSFGGEKWKTNVLLTAFLCPGVVFADFFVMNLILWGEGSSAAMPFGTLVAILALWFCISVPLTFLGAYFGFKKAGIEHPVRTNQIPRQIPQQSFYTKPFPGIVMGGILPFGCIFIQLFFILNSIWSHQMYYMFGFLFLVFIILVITCSEATILLCYFHLCAEDYHWQWRSFLTSGFTAVYFLVYAIHYFFSKLQITGLASTILYFGYTMIMALIFFLFTGTIGFFACFWFVTKIYSVVKVD, from the exons ATGCTGCGGTGGCTGCTTGGAGCTGCGCTGCTGGCTCGGGCGGCCGGCTTCTACCTCCCTGGTCTGGCTCCTGTTAGCTTCTGTGAGGCTGATAAAGACCAAGTACCAGACTGCAAG TCAGTCATTGAGCTGTTTGTGAACAGGCTGGATTCAGTGGAGTCTGTTCTGCCTTATGAATACACTGC GTTTGACTTTTGCTCTGAGAAAACCATGAAACGACCATCAGAGAATCTGGGTCAGGTTCTTTTTGGGGAGAGGATTGAACCCTCACCAtacaag TTTGATTTCAAGAAATCAGCCGTGTGTCAGAAGGTGTGTACCAGAAAATACGACACCAAAAACTCATCAGACAAAGCCAAGCTAGACTTCCTCAAGAAAGGCATGTTACTCAACTACCAACATCACTG gattgTGGATAACATGCCGGTCACCTGGTGTTATGATGTTGAAGATGGACAGAAGTTCTGTAATCCTGGTTTCCCAATTGGATGTTACGTCACAGAGGCAGGACGTCCCAAAGACGCCTGTGTGGTCAAT TCTAACTTTAATGAAAAGGATGCTTTTTACATCTTTAACCATGTGGACATCACCATCCATTACCACATTGTCGAGCATGAGCAACTCGGAGCACGATTGGTTGCTGCCAAGATTGAACCAAAAAG CTATGAAAATCCTAATGATGACAATCCTGACTGTAATGGAGGACCAAAGCtgctgaaaaacaaatacacaggAGAGTTTAAGATCCCATACACCTACTCTCTCAACTTTGTG GAGGACAAAAATATTCGCTGGGCATCTAGATGGGACTACATCCTGGAGTCAATGCCTCACACAAATATCCAGTGGttcag tatAATGAACTCGTTGGTGATCGTGTTGTTTCTGTCTGGAATGGTAGCCATGATAATGCTGAGAACCCTGCATAAAGACATCGCTAGATACAATCAGATGGACTCCGtg GAGGATGCTCAGGAGGAGTTTGGGTGGAAGTTGGTCCATGGAGATGTTTTCCGACCTCCCAGGAAGGGAATGCTGCTGTCGGTTTTCCTCGGCTCTGGAACCCAGATCTTTATCATGACCTTTGTCACGCTCT TCTTTGCCTGTCTTGGGTTCCTCTCTCCAGCAAACCGCGGCGCTCTGATGACCTGTGCTGTCGTTCTCTGGGTTCTGCTGGGAACTCCAGCTGGTTATGTAGCTGCCCGCCTCTACAAAT CTTTTGGAGGAGAGAAGTGGAAGACCAATGTTCTCCTGacagccttcctctgtcctGG GGTGGTGTTTGCAGATTTCTTTGTGATGAACCTGATCCTGTGGGGTGAAGGCTCTTCAGCAGCCATGCCGTTTGGGACCCTGGTAGCCATACTGGCTCTGTGGTTCTGTATCTCAGTGCCACTTACCTTCTTAGGAGCATACTTTGGCTTCAAGAAGGCA GGTATTGAGCATCCTGTGCGGACCAATCAGATTCCTCGTCAAATCCCCCAGCAGTCATTCTACACAAAGCCATTCCCTGGTATCGTCATGGGAGGAATTCTGCCTTTCGGGTGTATATTTATTCAACTGTTCTTCATACTAAACTCCATCTG GTCCCATCAGATGTACTACATGTTTGGCTTCCTCTTCCTTGTCTTTATTATCCTGGTCATCACCTGCTCTGAAGCCACCATCCTACTTTGCTACTTCCACTTGTGTGCTGAG gaCTATCATTGGCAGTGGCGTTCCTTCCTGACCAGTGGCTTCACTGCTGTCTATTTCCTGGTCTATGCCATTCATTACTTCTTCTCCAAGCTGCAAATCACTGGACTGGCCAGCACCATCCTGTACTTTGGATACACCATGATCATGGCTctcatcttcttcttgttcACTG GTACTATTGGCTTCTTTGCCTGTTTCTGGTTTGTTACTAAGATCTACAGTGTGGTCAAAGTGGACTGA